In a single window of the Scyliorhinus canicula chromosome 1, sScyCan1.1, whole genome shotgun sequence genome:
- the tbcc gene encoding tubulin-specific chaperone C: MALVGESENRENLTEEIPEYDRRKEKMVEILQRRDQERQQGVEKRKMAKDVTGVKEEKSNFFTAAFSEEKAEIEALLESCEGSDKTALNARFEEISLKMQRLQKFVNDSMMFLSAYELRQAQDAVQKLQGAVVEKRDECLPKKKFAFKSRKKEGAGPKETKPADSPPDKKPNNTIVIEENLCGFSDVDSQVLVRRADEITGRDVLLTRLSNCVVKLLGSPNTLHVKNVTNTKVLCGPVSTSVFIDQSVGCTFAFACQQLRTHNTKDANVYLHVTSRAIVEDCTGVSFAPFNWKYEGIEKDFELAGLDRTKNNWNIIDDFNWLASDHSPNWSILAEESRITDWDEILAP; encoded by the coding sequence ATGGCGCTGGTGGGGGAGAGCGAGAACAGAGAGAATTTAACGGAAGAAATCCCGGAATATGACCGACGGAAAGAGAAGATGGTGGAGATTCTGCAGCGCAGGGACCAGGAGAGGCAGCAGGGGGTGGAGAAGAGGAAAATGGCCAAGGATGTGACCGGCGTGAAGGAAGAAAAGTCCAACTTCTTCACGGCGGCGTTTTCCGAGGAAAAGGCGGAGATCGAGGCGCTTTTGGAGAGCTGCGAAGGCAGCGACAAAACCGCGCTGAACGCCCGCTTCGAGGAGATCTCGCTGAAGATGCAGCGGCTGCAGAAGTTTGTGAACGACAGCATGATGTTCCTGTCTGCCTACGAGCTGCGCCAGGCCCAGGACGCTGTGCAGAAGCTGCAGGGGGCGGTGGTGGAGAAGAGGGATGAGTGTTTGCCCAAAAAGAAATTCGCTTTCAAATCGCGCAAAAAGGAAGGCGCCGGCCCGAAAGAAACCAAACCCGCTGATTCCCCACCGGACAAGAAACCCAACAACACCATAGTGATCGAGGAAAACCTATGCGGCTTTTCGGACGTCGACTCTCAGGTATTGGTCCGGCGGGCGGATGAGATCACCGGGAGAGACGTGTTGTTGACGAGGTTGTCCAACTGCGTGGTGAAGCTTCTGGGCTCGCCCAATACACTCCATGTCAAGAATGTCACCAACACCAAGGTGTTGTGCGGACCTGTCTCTacctctgtgttcattgatcagtCCGTCGGCTGCACTTTTGCCTTCGCTTGTCAGCAACTTCGAACCCATAATACTAAGGATGCAAATGTATATTTGCATGTGACCAGCAGAGCCATCGTAGAAGATTGTACTGGAGTTTCCTTTGCTCCGTTTAACTGGAAGTATGAAGGTATTGAGAAGGATTTTGAGCTGGCAGGTTTAGACAGAACGAAAAACAATTGGAACATTATTGATGATTTCAATTGGCTCGCATCTGATCATTCCCCTAACTGGAGTATTTTAGCTGAAGAGTCTCGAATAACTGATTGGGACGAAATCTTAGCACCATAA